From Trichoderma atroviride chromosome 1, complete sequence, one genomic window encodes:
- a CDS encoding uncharacterized protein (EggNog:ENOG41): protein MSGPRSRYEKPRHDLPAIQQVWTPYLSESDHVFSLQHPTEPVSPAAVAMTLPRSQQSSESIVVSPSSKSHRLVNVPEIPSPESLAQSFPKTGPPTTPLLSPRLLYMRAKKEIESKIKQKHHDDSYIHQPTAIGIRPDIEYSTKSSCINLTFDEDRQTRATVEGTKKFLAAQNISRSGTWFKDELHTSRIGRKLFGRAPWHRKESAESLTSVSSSIRSVLKGKTPPATPANHGLSYTSTYNLSTSPFPGGVS from the exons ATGTCTGGCCCGCGATCGAGATATGAAAAACCCAGACACGATCTTCCAGCCATTCAGCAAGTATGGACGCCGTACTTGTCCGAGTCTGATCATGTCTTCTCACTGCAACACCCCACTGAGCCCGTTTCTCCAGCCGCTGTTGCGATGACGCTGCCAAGATCCCAACAGTCAAGTGAAAGCATCGTGGTCTCGCCTAGCTCAAAGAGCCATCGCTTGGTCAATGTTCCCGAAATTCCTTCGCCTGAGAGCCTTGCCCAATCATTTCCAAAAACAGGACCTCCGACAACGCCACTACTTTCACCCAGACTCTTGTATATGAGGgctaaaaaagaaatcgaGTCTAAGATCAAGCAAAAGCACCATGATGACTCGTATATCCATCAGCCCACAGCCATTGGTATTCGTCCAGATATTGAATATTCAACAAAGTCTTCTTGCATCAATCTGACTTTTGACGAAGATCGCCAGACGCGAGCAACGGTTGAAGGCACCAAGAAATTTCTCGCTGCTCAAAACATCAGCAGGTCAGGAACGTGGTTCAAAGATGAGCTTCACACATCCAGGATTGGCCGCAAGCTTTTTGGCAGAGCACCGTGGCATCGAAAGGAATCTGCCGAGTCATTAACCAGCGTTTCCAGCTCCATACGATCGGtgctcaagggcaagacgCCACCTGCGACTCCTGCAAACCATGGCTTAAGTTATACAA GTACTTACAATTTATCAACCAGCCCATTTCCCGGAGGAGTAAGCTAA
- a CDS encoding uncharacterized protein (BUSCO:EOG092D14TO), with amino-acid sequence MDLDTSPSSRKRSLDEDEIAIAPTSAFKRRKVDEENADVPPAQGALSSFTSAISSVFGYGSKKASETQNEGVEKGVSLPKPPSQPLSATSPNKARPAIKLAALLGSKWDTGEGDRASSPKKGRGGRRKVVTEPDNSSATDPGPSPSRGRGRGRGRGRGRGRGSRGGRGGRGRGGARSSFGKEEDEENVDVTVEEERPQAVAVPHESPSTVRSIRRLDFIPLSNGIINNTADELSTNEYPSMSPLKSRSLNLNERLAESTSTGTTPKSILSPSKNRGPRPQKNVSFNKGGDDEATTEIFFEDLPKEPVVKKKPGRKPKNAQPVVATDEIVCGVCSRPESQAPNEIILCDNCDFAVHQMCYGVRDIPDGDWLCNSCAQEDALGIAKKPTEEEAPDAAADTTVTPTPAIEVPDIPNLDHHLRALQRVLLDRCNGRRTIRMFGQQDQYEKAHQLVEQTVVAGEGNSMLLIGPRGCGKTTMINNIINDLSREHRQDFHVVRLNGFIHTDDKLALKEIWRQLGKEMQVDDDLLSRSNYADTMASLLALLSHPSEILGQDEGFTSQSVIFIIDEFDLFATHPRQTLLYNLFDIAQSRKAPIAVLGCTARLDVVEMLEKRVKSRFSHRYIYLSLPKNLAAFWQVCRQGLMLGDAEPEEEGLDRSIDGFPEFQAYWDHKIEDLYKQRAFQDLLQYHYYTTKSPSAFYNEWILPLSWVTAGNPNLEIPAVGSNLTSLTAPDSRLHLLSTLSDLDLGLLIAAARLDIVADTDTVNFAMAYDEYSALAGRQRVQSATAGMLAQGGNARVWSRGVAAVAWERLVTLGLLVPAGVGAGSRSQGHGGLEAKMWRVDVALEEIPAATKLSTVLAKWCKEI; translated from the exons ATGGATCTCGATACGTCTCCTAGCAGTCGCAAGCGAAGcctcgacgaagatgaaatAGCCATAGCGCCAACAAGCGCTTTCAAGAGGCGCAAGGTCGATGAGGAGAATGCAGATGTGCCCCCGGCGCAGGGAGCCCTGAGCTCCTTCACCTCGGCGATATCGAGCGTCTTTGGGTACGGCAGTAAAAAGGCTTCAGAGACCCAGAACGAAGGCGTCGAGAAGGGTGTCTCCCTGCCAAAACCGCCATCACAACCGCTGTCTGCGACGTCACCGAACAAGGCTCGACCAGCAATCAAGCTAGCAGCTCTACTGGGATCAAAATGGGATACAGGAGAGGGGGACCGGGCATCATCACCGAAAAAGGGGAGAGGAGGCAGGCGCAAAGTGGTGACTGAGCCAGATAACAGCTCGGCAACAGACCCAGGACCTAGCCCAAgtagaggcagaggcagaggcaggggaaggggaaggggaaggggaagaggcagcagaggcggtagaggaggccgaggcagaggtggagcaagaagcagtttcggaaaagaagaagacgaggaaaatGTTGATGTCaccgtggaagaagagaggccgCAGGCCGTTGCCGTGCCTCACGAATCGCCTTCAACGGTGCGCTCGATCAGGCGCCTCGATTTTATACCTCTTTCCAATGGTATCATTAATAACACTGCGGACGAACTTTCGACAAACGAATACCCTTCCATGAGCCCTCTGAAGAGCCGAAGCCTCAACCTGAACGAACGGCTGGCTGAATCGACTAGTACTGGAACCACGCCGAAGAGTATACTATCGCCATCTAAGAACAGAGGGCCTCGGCCACAGAAAAATGTTTCTTTCAATAAAGGCGGCGATGACGAAGCTACTACTGAAATATTCTTTGAAGATTTACCAAAAGAGCCGGTTGTAAAAAAGAAGCCTGGCCGAAAACCTAAAAATGCCCAGCCTGTTGTTGCTACAGATGAGATTGTCTGTGGTGTATGCTCTCGGCCTGAGTCACAGGCGCCCAACGAGATTATTCTATGCGACAACTGCGACTTTGCAGTTCATCAAATGTGCTATGGTGTGCGGGATATTCCTGACGGCGATTGGCTATGCAATTCGTGTGCACAAGAAGACGCGCTGGGCATAGCCAAGAAACCCACTGAGGAAGAGGCCCCTGACGCAGCTGCCGATACAACTGTTACGCCTACTCCTGCCATCGAAGTACCGGATATTCCTAATCTAGACCATCATCTGCGTGCCCTGCAGAGGGTCCTCCTGGATCGATGCAACGGCCGCAGGACGATTCGAATGTTTGGCCAGCAGGATCAGTATGAGAAGGCGCATCAGCTTGTCGAGCAAACTGTTGTGGCGGGCGAGGGAAACTCTATGCTCCTTATTGGGCCCAGAGGGTGTGGCAAAACAACG ATGATCAATAACATTATCAACGACCTGTCACGAGAGCATCGACAAGATTTTCATGTTGTTAGGCTGAACGGGTTCATTCACACAGATGATAAATTAGCACTGAAGGAAATCTGGCGGCAGCTTGGAAAGGAAATGCAGGTCGATGACGACTTGCTGAGTCGG TCAAATTATGCAGATACCATGGCATCGTTATTAGCACTGCTGTCGCATCCTTCTGAGATTCTTGGACAAGACGAAGGGTTCACCTCGCAGTCTGTCATTTTCATCATTGACGAATTCGACCTATTTGCGACGCATCCTCGACAGACGCTTTTGTATAATTTGTTTGACATTGCACAGTCTCGAAAGGCGCCTATTGCAGTTCTGGGCTGCACGGCCCGCCTTGACGTGGTAGAGATGCTAGAGAAGAGAGTTAAGAGCCGATTCAGCCATCGATATATTTACTTGTCGCTTCCCAAGAACCTAGCGGCTTTCTGGCAAGTTTGCCGACAGGGGCTGATGCTCGGAGATGCTGAGCCGGAGGAAGAGGGCCTGGACCGGAGTATTGATGGGTTTCCCGAGTTCCAGGCGTATTGGGATCACAAGATTGAG GATCTTTACAAGCAGCGGGCATTTCAGGACCTGCTGCAGTATCACTACTACACGACTAAGTCACCGTCGGCATTCTATAATGAGTGGATATTGCCGCTTTCATGGGTCACAGCGGGCAACCCAAATCTTGAGATACCGGCCGTCGGGTCAAATTTGACGTCTCTAACAGCACCGGATTCCCGACTGCATTTGCTATCAACGCTGTCAGATCTCGACCTCGGGCTATTGATTGCGGCGGCACGGCTTGATATTGTCGCCGACACGGACACAGTCAACTTTGCCATGGCGTACGATGAGTATAGCGCTCTTGCGGGACGACAACGCGTTCAATCGGCTACGGCGGGCATGCTTGCTCAAGGCGGCAATGCGAGAGTCTGGAGTCGCGGCGTGGCGGCTGTGGCGTGGGAGAGGCTTGTTACCCTCGGTCTGTTGGTTCCGGCTGGCGTGGGCGCTGGCAGCAGGAGTCAAGGGCATGGAGGGCTGGAAGCAAAGATGTGGAGGGTGGACGTGGCTCTGGAGGAAATCCCAGCTGCCACGAAGCTGAGCACGGTTTTAGCGAAATGGTGTAAGGAGATATGA
- a CDS encoding uncharacterized protein (EggNog:ENOG41), translating to MSKRTVFTSITPLPPGISRQTAIDFLHNHRDMIDLNPLVQDRHIIPPPPHALPEEHVCTWYSITDKISYLPGGLVTGAVSYTAAFHDLPTGLQTHCHAPMGVDLREKWSVAGSEPGEEPEPMELGLGAPRTGLYIREDVIITCNMVMAGFIKKTIKKAHGVLIDAIALKATGSNSQLQASHTQERQQQALPPLRIQNKLLTKPLPARPVSWQTPPSRPAPASLTTNTYQAGGTYQTDTYQAGPYQTEPYQAEAYQAEPYQADVYQYETGGLDRGPHYGYVEDRIGPRTMATKYA from the coding sequence ATGTCGAAACGAACAGTCTTCACCTCCATCACTCCCCTGCCTCCGGGCATCTCCCGACAAACCGCCATTGACTTCCTCCACAACCACCGCGACATGATCGATCTGAATCCCTTGGTCCAAGATCGCCACATCAttccacctcctcctcacGCTCTGCCGGAAGAGCACGTCTGCACATGGTACTCCATCACCGACAAAATCTCCTACCTTCCCGGCGGCCTTGTTACGGGCGCAGTGTCATATACTGCGGCTTTTCACGACCTGCCAACGGGTCTGCAGACTCACTGCCATGCGCCCATGGGCGTCGATCTCCGTGAGAAGTGGTCTGTTGCTGGATCTGAGCCCGGGGAAGAGCCGGAGCCGATGGAGCTTGGCTTGGGGGCGCCGCGGACGGGGCTGTACATTCGGGAGGATGTCATTATAACATGCAACATGGTCATGGCAGGCTTCATCAAGAAGACGATTAAGAAGGCTCACGGCGTGCTAATCGACGCCATAGCCTTGAAGGCTACCGGCTCCAATTCCCAACTGCAGGCGTCACATACGCAGGAGCGacagcagcaagctttgCCACCGCTGAGGATTCAGAATAAGCTGCTGACAAAACCACTACCCGCGCGGCCAGTCTCATGGCAAACACCACCATCACGGCCGGCCCCGGCATCCCTGACGACAAATACCTACCAGGCAGGGGGGACCTACCAGACAGATACCTACCAAGCAGGGCCTTATCAGACAGAGCCTTACCAGGCGGAGGCATACCAGGCAGAGCCCTACCAGGCAGACGTCTATCAGTATGAGACCGGAGGGCTAGATAGAGGACCGCACTACGGATACGTAGAGGACCGGATAGGACCCCGTACAATGGCGACAAAGTACGCGTAG